From the genome of Candidatus Kapaibacterium sp., one region includes:
- a CDS encoding 5-formyltetrahydrofolate cyclo-ligase, which yields MSTPSKAELRRQALQRRAALPKELRQRFSEQICSLVLAHPWVREATIVHSYCSFGTEVDTHTLCQRLLSLGKRVAVPIVVEGQPELLHAWLRLPLCLRYNRWGIPEPDVPPTEWVTAEALGLSPADVAIVPVVAYDRQLYRLGYGQGYYDRFLRHVQARRIGLAFSVQAVESIPHAPHDVRLDAVITESGPLYADDIPP from the coding sequence ATGAGCACCCCAAGCAAAGCAGAACTTCGCCGGCAGGCACTCCAACGACGTGCCGCTCTACCGAAAGAACTGCGTCAGCGGTTCTCCGAGCAGATTTGCAGCCTCGTACTCGCTCACCCCTGGGTACGGGAGGCTACCATCGTTCACTCTTACTGCTCTTTCGGCACAGAGGTAGATACCCACACGCTCTGCCAACGTCTCCTGAGCTTAGGGAAACGGGTAGCGGTCCCAATCGTCGTAGAAGGCCAACCTGAACTGCTCCACGCATGGCTCCGGCTTCCTCTCTGTCTCCGCTACAATCGTTGGGGAATTCCGGAGCCAGATGTCCCACCAACTGAGTGGGTGACGGCAGAAGCGCTCGGTCTTTCACCAGCCGACGTCGCTATTGTCCCCGTTGTCGCCTATGACCGACAGCTCTACCGCTTAGGTTATGGACAGGGGTACTACGACCGCTTCCTTCGGCACGTCCAAGCCCGCCGCATTGGACTAGCTTTCTCCGTCCAGGCTGTGGAATCCATCCCGCACGCGCCCCATGACGTCCGATTAGATGCCGTCATTACGGAGTCTGGGCCTCTCTACGCAGATGACATTCCTCCTTGA
- a CDS encoding DMT family transporter yields the protein MPQSVPAWKAELVLLGITFIWAGTFVVVKGVIAHISPFLFTGLRFLVATIGLLILWHGSFHRWEATALRHGGILGILLAGGFLLQTAGLLYTTASRSAFITGTTLALVPGFQLLFQRRRISGWEWLGAGVTLIGLWQLTAPNLKGWNLGDALTILSTLFWGLYIVALDSFTRSGSSSLGYSLRLTFVQLAVTALAGFAAYGIAAAAGSPSFPLQPDWSFFPALLLALAYTAFLASLTAMLLQTHYQRYTTPFRATLIYALEPLIASVIAWIALSEHFTVRELFGAALILVGTGLAQLPRVRYVTAQR from the coding sequence ATGCCACAAAGCGTCCCCGCGTGGAAGGCTGAGCTTGTTTTGCTCGGCATCACGTTCATCTGGGCGGGGACGTTTGTAGTCGTCAAGGGAGTCATTGCCCACATCTCCCCCTTCCTCTTCACCGGCCTTCGGTTCCTCGTAGCGACGATTGGCCTACTTATCCTTTGGCACGGTTCATTCCACCGCTGGGAGGCCACAGCGCTACGGCATGGAGGAATTCTGGGGATTCTGTTGGCTGGAGGGTTCTTACTGCAGACAGCGGGACTGCTCTACACAACAGCCTCCCGATCAGCATTCATTACAGGAACAACGCTCGCTCTCGTCCCTGGTTTCCAGCTATTGTTCCAGCGTCGTCGGATTTCGGGATGGGAATGGCTTGGAGCTGGCGTGACACTCATTGGACTCTGGCAGTTGACAGCCCCGAACTTGAAGGGGTGGAATCTTGGAGACGCACTGACAATCCTCAGCACGCTCTTCTGGGGGTTATACATTGTAGCGCTGGACTCTTTCACGCGTTCCGGTTCCAGCAGCCTAGGCTACAGTCTCCGTTTGACGTTCGTCCAGCTTGCCGTCACTGCCCTGGCCGGCTTCGCGGCTTATGGAATCGCTGCTGCGGCCGGGAGTCCCTCCTTTCCTCTCCAACCCGACTGGAGCTTCTTCCCAGCTCTCCTCCTTGCTCTCGCCTACACTGCCTTCCTAGCCTCCTTGACTGCCATGCTACTACAAACGCACTACCAGCGTTACACTACGCCCTTCCGTGCAACACTCATCTACGCTCTTGAACCCTTGATCGCAAGTGTGATCGCGTGGATAGCTTTGAGCGAGCATTTCACCGTGCGGGAACTCTTTGGCGCCGCTCTGATCCTGGTAGGGACTGGGCTTGCTCAGCTCCCAAGAGTCCGGTACGTGACAGCACAGCGATGA
- the nuoF gene encoding NADH-quinone oxidoreductase subunit NuoF, giving the protein MEQTPKLLLPDISNLHRLEVYLQHGGYEAFRKALTMTPEEVIEEVKRSGLRGRGGACFPTGLKWSFMPKDSSRPKYLVVNADESEPGSFKDRQILEFNPHQLLEGILIAGYAMGITKAFVYIRGEYHRWYRLLEQALREAYDRGLVGERMRQTFGTSYSLDIVLHKGAGAYICGEETALMESIEGKRGYPRFKPPFPAQRGLWGMPTTVNNVETIAAVPPIIRMGGAAYAQIGAPGHPGTILYGLSGHINRPGVYELPTGTLLTELLFDVGGGIPNGKRVKAVIPGGSSMPPLRGEEIEGVRMDEESLKQLGTHIGTAGIIVMDEDTDIVRVTWRIARFYHHESCGQCTPCREGCGWLEKILARFVAGEATTQDVDLLVDICNQMEGHTICALADAAAWAVRGFVTKFREEFEARCKPAHGYVPLNVVHALRRSAFPLGRAVTTEA; this is encoded by the coding sequence ATGGAACAGACGCCAAAGCTGCTGTTGCCTGATATCTCGAACCTCCACCGCTTAGAGGTCTACCTTCAGCACGGAGGGTATGAGGCCTTCCGCAAAGCCCTGACGATGACGCCAGAAGAAGTTATCGAAGAGGTCAAGCGTTCAGGACTCCGGGGACGTGGAGGCGCTTGCTTCCCAACGGGACTGAAATGGAGCTTTATGCCGAAAGACTCCAGCAGGCCCAAGTACCTGGTTGTCAACGCTGACGAATCCGAGCCAGGCTCCTTCAAGGACCGGCAGATCCTGGAGTTCAACCCCCATCAGCTACTGGAAGGCATCCTGATCGCCGGCTACGCTATGGGCATCACCAAGGCCTTCGTATACATCCGGGGCGAGTACCACCGATGGTATCGGCTGCTAGAGCAGGCTCTTCGGGAGGCTTACGACCGCGGGCTCGTTGGCGAGCGGATGCGCCAGACCTTTGGGACCAGCTATAGCTTAGACATTGTCCTCCACAAGGGTGCGGGCGCCTACATCTGTGGGGAAGAGACAGCGCTTATGGAGTCCATTGAAGGCAAGCGGGGCTATCCTCGCTTCAAACCTCCCTTCCCTGCCCAGCGCGGTCTGTGGGGTATGCCGACGACTGTCAACAACGTCGAGACGATTGCTGCCGTACCTCCAATTATTCGAATGGGTGGTGCAGCGTATGCTCAAATTGGTGCCCCTGGCCATCCAGGCACTATTCTCTACGGACTCAGTGGGCACATCAACCGTCCCGGGGTCTACGAGCTCCCGACAGGCACCCTCCTGACAGAGCTTCTCTTCGATGTCGGCGGCGGCATTCCAAACGGCAAGAGGGTTAAGGCCGTCATCCCTGGTGGAAGCTCTATGCCGCCATTACGAGGCGAGGAGATCGAGGGGGTACGTATGGACGAGGAGTCGCTCAAGCAGTTGGGGACCCATATCGGGACGGCAGGAATCATCGTGATGGATGAAGACACGGACATTGTGCGCGTCACTTGGCGAATCGCGCGCTTCTACCACCATGAGTCATGTGGGCAGTGTACCCCCTGCCGTGAGGGCTGTGGGTGGCTTGAAAAGATCTTGGCCCGCTTTGTTGCCGGGGAGGCCACTACGCAAGACGTCGACCTGCTCGTAGACATCTGCAACCAGATGGAGGGTCATACCATCTGTGCTCTAGCGGACGCCGCAGCATGGGCTGTCCGGGGCTTCGTTACGAAGTTCCGCGAGGAGTTCGAGGCTCGCTGCAAGCCTGCTCATGGCTACGTGCCACTAAACGTCGTGCATGCACTCCGGCGTAGCGCTTTCCCCTTAGGCAGAGCGGTAACGACCGAAGCGTGA
- the nth gene encoding endonuclease III, whose amino-acid sequence MKQHRPAEDPEHVRMAEVLRRLHTEYPEARIQLRYQSPFELLIATILSAQCTDERVNQVTESLFQKYRTLEDYLRVPVEELERDIYPTGYYKSKARYIRECCRALLERFGGEVPKTLEELTSLPGIGRKTANVVLGEFFEPQGIVVDTHVARLVQRLGFVTTNNRERIEYRLMELVPKSEWVRFTHLMIAHGRNVCKAHRPRCAICVLRDLCPSAATEPPTHATKRPRVEG is encoded by the coding sequence ATGAAGCAGCACCGACCTGCAGAAGACCCCGAGCACGTACGGATGGCAGAAGTACTCCGCCGTCTCCACACTGAGTATCCTGAAGCGCGCATCCAGCTACGGTACCAATCCCCGTTTGAGCTGCTGATTGCGACAATCCTCTCCGCCCAGTGCACCGACGAACGGGTCAACCAGGTAACAGAGAGCCTCTTCCAGAAGTACCGCACCCTGGAGGATTACTTACGAGTGCCCGTTGAGGAGCTCGAGCGGGACATCTATCCAACGGGATACTACAAGTCCAAGGCACGCTACATCCGAGAGTGCTGCCGGGCCCTTCTGGAACGTTTTGGAGGCGAGGTTCCGAAGACTCTGGAGGAACTCACAAGTCTGCCAGGCATCGGGCGAAAGACTGCCAATGTCGTGCTGGGCGAATTCTTCGAGCCTCAGGGTATCGTCGTCGACACCCACGTCGCCCGGTTAGTCCAACGCTTAGGATTTGTCACCACAAACAATCGCGAACGAATTGAATACCGCCTGATGGAGCTAGTCCCGAAGTCAGAGTGGGTGCGGTTCACCCACCTCATGATTGCCCACGGGAGAAACGTCTGTAAGGCCCACCGCCCGCGATGTGCTATCTGTGTCCTCCGCGACTTGTGTCCTTCGGCAGCTACTGAACCACCAACCCATGCCACAAAGCGTCCCCGCGTGGAAGGCTGA